The Novosphingobium kaempferiae genome includes a window with the following:
- a CDS encoding TonB-dependent receptor, whose product MHAQSRQVRVAIAAQPMDRALEQLARQSGQDILFTRDAVARLNAPAVSGEFDAETAVRRLIAGTSLTVVRDRSGALIVRPLAAAAAQTPEIASGEPTPASEIVVTAPFSDGVERSLGVKRNADSISDAVVAADIGKLPAFNVAEALQRVPGVTIVREAGEGQFISVRGLGPNFQAVTFDGMPLAYNENIRNSGQSGRQFRLQVLPATLIDSVVVTKSPTADLVESGIGSTVDIRLIKPLDRESFVAANAYAGYEERTDTVNPNGTISAGWRNEDKTFGVLAGLSYSRRKVQFDRLRMGWQDAEVEGLGTLRVPGDAQPYLETEDRERISAVVGLQWRPSSSFEIDVDGLFSQFNNETTERRLTYYIPSQLSRLDLSSAVVEDGRLVAGTIRGARVRNYSEYMDQSHQNLQLNTTFKLDLGDWHIEPRVSYARASSDLDTPIQRVQYRTASGRGGNLTFDFSGDVLNEGRVTSLYTDLDLTDPSLMPFESFAVRPINSIDEDKSFILNISREMNFDVGGIRLSKLRFGGQISDRYRDYQRRDRNSATLRDGFTRTDAFLQYPVPGNAFDQSIVNRQAWTNVDWSLFNQAYTLGSEYDGVSPDALDLEPTAADLQNSYRIGEKIQALYGRIDFESDVGDVPVSGNFGLRYVRTQTDVRGTTIAPVADGSGGVTTEVLPTTTRATYAEFLPSANAMFKFSDNVQLRLGVARTMTRPSLSELRNSINTNSVTVTSIYNQGAAALDDPTLNLQASGGNPALRPYTSWNFDASFEWYFDKFGAFTVAAFHKDISNYIASDFETRTLAFAVNDGTTLPVDILVATPTNVGDAAISGVEFGYTNKLPFGLGVTATATFATSKLELNTTGVGIQSAGIQGVSDVSYSITPFFETGPFEINVSYTYRSNYMTDSGANVTSLPSPEDVVAYYQKGFGIVDLGASYKIRPNIEMFMQAVNVLDERQVSFAGSESEVSEIHTFGRTVNFGVRAKF is encoded by the coding sequence GTGCATGCTCAGTCGCGGCAGGTGCGCGTCGCCATCGCCGCGCAGCCGATGGATCGGGCGCTGGAGCAGCTGGCTCGCCAGAGCGGGCAGGACATCCTGTTCACGCGTGATGCCGTGGCGCGCCTCAATGCTCCGGCCGTTTCCGGCGAGTTCGATGCGGAAACGGCTGTTCGCCGCCTGATCGCGGGCACCTCGCTGACGGTCGTGCGCGACCGTTCGGGCGCGCTCATCGTCCGCCCTCTGGCGGCGGCGGCCGCGCAAACGCCAGAAATCGCGAGCGGCGAGCCGACCCCGGCCAGTGAAATCGTCGTGACCGCGCCGTTTTCGGACGGTGTCGAGCGTTCGCTGGGCGTGAAGCGCAATGCGGATTCGATATCGGACGCGGTCGTCGCGGCCGATATCGGCAAACTGCCGGCCTTCAACGTCGCCGAAGCGCTGCAACGCGTGCCCGGCGTCACCATCGTGCGTGAGGCAGGCGAAGGCCAGTTCATCAGCGTGCGCGGGCTCGGGCCGAATTTCCAGGCGGTGACGTTCGACGGCATGCCGCTCGCCTACAACGAGAACATCCGCAATTCCGGCCAGTCCGGCCGCCAGTTCCGCCTGCAGGTGCTGCCCGCCACGCTGATCGACAGCGTCGTCGTTACCAAGTCGCCCACGGCCGACCTGGTCGAGAGCGGCATCGGTTCGACGGTCGACATCCGTCTCATCAAGCCGCTTGATCGGGAGTCCTTCGTCGCCGCCAATGCCTATGCGGGCTATGAGGAACGGACCGACACGGTCAATCCCAACGGCACGATCTCTGCCGGCTGGCGCAATGAGGACAAGACCTTCGGCGTACTGGCAGGCCTGTCCTATTCGCGCCGCAAGGTCCAGTTCGACCGCCTGCGCATGGGATGGCAGGATGCCGAAGTGGAGGGCCTCGGAACGCTGCGGGTGCCCGGCGATGCGCAGCCCTATCTGGAGACCGAGGATCGCGAGCGCATCAGCGCCGTCGTCGGCCTGCAGTGGCGCCCGTCCTCCAGCTTCGAGATCGACGTCGACGGCCTGTTCTCGCAGTTCAACAACGAAACGACCGAACGCCGCCTGACGTATTACATCCCGAGCCAGCTTTCGCGGCTCGACCTGTCCAGCGCAGTGGTCGAGGACGGCAGACTTGTCGCGGGCACGATCCGCGGCGCGCGGGTTCGCAACTACAGCGAATACATGGACCAGTCGCACCAGAACCTCCAGCTCAACACCACGTTCAAGCTGGACCTCGGCGACTGGCATATCGAACCGCGCGTCAGCTACGCCCGCGCCAGCAGCGACCTCGACACGCCGATCCAGCGCGTCCAGTACCGCACGGCGAGCGGACGGGGCGGCAACCTGACGTTCGATTTCAGCGGCGATGTCCTGAACGAAGGGCGCGTCACGTCGCTCTATACCGATCTTGACCTGACCGATCCTTCGCTCATGCCGTTCGAGAGTTTTGCCGTTCGCCCGATCAATTCGATCGACGAGGACAAGAGCTTCATCCTCAACATCTCGCGCGAGATGAACTTCGACGTGGGCGGCATCCGCCTGTCCAAGCTGCGGTTCGGCGGGCAGATATCGGATCGCTATCGTGACTATCAGCGCCGCGACCGTAACAGTGCGACCCTGCGCGACGGCTTCACGCGCACCGACGCCTTCCTCCAGTATCCCGTGCCGGGCAATGCCTTCGACCAGTCGATCGTGAACCGACAGGCGTGGACCAATGTGGACTGGTCGCTGTTCAACCAAGCCTATACGCTTGGCAGCGAGTACGATGGCGTCAGCCCCGATGCGTTGGATCTGGAACCGACGGCAGCGGACCTGCAGAACTCCTACCGCATCGGCGAGAAGATACAGGCGCTCTATGGCCGCATCGATTTCGAATCCGACGTGGGCGACGTGCCGGTTTCCGGCAACTTCGGCCTGCGTTACGTGCGCACCCAGACCGACGTGCGCGGCACCACTATCGCGCCCGTCGCGGATGGTTCGGGAGGCGTGACCACCGAAGTCCTTCCCACGACCACGCGCGCGACTTATGCCGAGTTTCTGCCCAGCGCCAATGCGATGTTCAAGTTCTCGGACAACGTGCAACTGCGTCTGGGTGTGGCCCGCACGATGACGCGCCCTTCGCTCTCCGAACTGCGCAATTCGATCAACACGAACAGCGTCACTGTGACGAGCATCTACAACCAGGGTGCGGCGGCGCTCGATGATCCGACGCTCAATCTGCAAGCATCGGGCGGGAATCCCGCTCTGCGTCCTTATACCTCGTGGAACTTCGACGCTTCGTTCGAATGGTATTTCGACAAGTTCGGTGCGTTCACCGTGGCCGCGTTCCACAAGGACATCAGCAACTACATCGCATCCGACTTCGAGACGCGCACGCTGGCCTTCGCCGTCAACGACGGCACCACGCTGCCGGTGGACATTCTGGTCGCCACCCCGACCAACGTGGGCGATGCCGCGATCTCCGGCGTCGAGTTCGGCTACACCAACAAGCTGCCGTTCGGTCTCGGCGTCACCGCCACGGCGACCTTCGCGACCTCCAAGCTGGAACTGAACACCACCGGCGTCGGCATCCAGTCTGCGGGCATCCAGGGTGTTTCGGATGTCAGCTACTCGATCACGCCCTTCTTCGAGACGGGACCGTTCGAGATCAACGTCAGCTACACCTATCGCAGCAACTACATGACCGATTCCGGCGCGAACGTGACCTCGCTGCCCAGCCCCGAGGATGTCGTGGCGTATTACCAGAAGGGCTTCGGTATCGTCGATCTCGGCGCCAGCTACAAGATCAGGCCCAATATCGAGATGTTCATGCAGGCCGTGAATGTCCTCGACGAACGGCAGGTCTCGTTCGCGGGCAGCGAAAGCGAAGTCAGCGAGATCCACACGTTCGGGCGTACCGTCAACTTCGGCGTCCGCGCCAAGTTCTGA
- a CDS encoding FecR family protein, whose product MIFRSKPENMNRQAADWLARLHADDRSSRDEAAFHAWLKADPSHARAFENASTIWDAVGGLRDDPRPAPPRQPERVSRRAVMAGGAGLVLTCGLGLGWQQARAGVYETGVGEQRRFVLDDRTRIMLDTNTRVRFTASSSQRLLTLSSGRVDVEIARDVRPFVIEAGDRSAVAQSGRLDLRRDDGVVLITAVQGSAQVQSAGARVELSTGHRIAMEPGRQDKLDRPEIDDLLAWQSGRLAFRDETVAQAVAEMNRYSSRELVVADARAADLRLSGVYRVGDPEAFARSLAVLLPVEIAAEPDVIRIATAR is encoded by the coding sequence GTGATCTTCCGCAGCAAGCCGGAGAATATGAACCGGCAGGCGGCGGACTGGCTGGCTCGACTGCACGCGGATGACCGATCCTCTCGGGATGAGGCGGCATTCCATGCGTGGCTGAAGGCCGATCCGTCACACGCCCGTGCATTCGAGAATGCGTCCACGATCTGGGACGCCGTCGGCGGTCTTCGCGACGATCCGCGGCCTGCGCCCCCGCGGCAGCCGGAGCGCGTGTCCCGGCGCGCGGTGATGGCGGGCGGGGCCGGTCTGGTCCTGACTTGCGGGCTGGGGCTCGGCTGGCAGCAAGCCCGCGCGGGCGTGTACGAAACCGGTGTCGGCGAACAGCGGCGCTTCGTGCTGGACGACCGCACGCGCATCATGCTCGATACGAACACCCGCGTGCGCTTCACGGCGAGTTCCTCGCAGCGCCTGCTGACGCTGTCATCGGGCCGCGTCGATGTGGAGATCGCACGGGATGTGCGACCCTTCGTCATCGAAGCGGGCGACAGAAGCGCGGTCGCGCAATCGGGCAGGCTGGACTTGCGCCGGGACGACGGCGTCGTGCTCATCACTGCAGTGCAAGGCAGCGCGCAGGTGCAGTCGGCCGGTGCCCGTGTCGAACTTTCGACGGGACATCGCATCGCCATGGAGCCGGGCCGGCAGGACAAGCTCGACCGGCCCGAGATCGACGACCTGCTGGCATGGCAGAGCGGGCGACTGGCATTCCGCGACGAAACCGTGGCGCAGGCGGTCGCGGAGATGAACCGCTACAGCAGTCGCGAACTGGTCGTCGCAGATGCTCGCGCCGCCGACCTGCGCCTGAGCGGGGTCTACCGCGTCGGCGATCCCGAGGCGTTCGCCCGCTCGCTGGCGGTCCTGCTGCCCGTCGAGATCGCGGCAGAGCCGGACGTGATCCGGATTGCGACGGCTCGCTGA
- a CDS encoding RNA polymerase sigma factor, whose product MGFSNASKYAPGSAFSWARLRDQVARMTRRDDAEDLLHDAWVNVSTGSTLARNADALLARAATNRGIDAHRRERRARETLVWDADVATVADDHPLQDEVLIARERLDRLRVGIEALSPRTRQIFLMYRLDGRKYREIAEELGISQSAVEKHIAKAMAHLAEWMEKW is encoded by the coding sequence ATGGGGTTCTCGAACGCATCGAAGTACGCTCCGGGCTCGGCGTTCAGTTGGGCGCGGTTGCGGGATCAGGTCGCGCGCATGACGCGGCGTGACGATGCCGAGGATCTGCTGCATGATGCATGGGTCAACGTCAGCACCGGCTCGACCCTTGCGCGCAATGCCGACGCGCTTCTGGCTCGTGCGGCGACCAATCGCGGCATCGATGCCCACCGTCGTGAGCGACGGGCCAGGGAAACTCTCGTCTGGGATGCGGATGTGGCTACCGTTGCAGATGACCATCCCCTGCAGGACGAGGTGCTCATCGCGCGCGAACGGCTCGACCGTCTGCGCGTGGGGATCGAGGCGCTAAGCCCTCGAACCCGGCAGATTTTCTTGATGTATCGGCTGGACGGCCGTAAATATCGCGAGATTGCCGAGGAACTCGGCATCAGCCAGAGCGCTGTCGAAAAGCACATTGCCAAGGCGATGGCGCATCTGGCCGAGTGGATGGAGAAATGGTGA
- a CDS encoding FAD-binding protein yields MMTEDFNWDLEADVVVLGSGGAAMTAAIAAHDFGAKDVVILEKTGMVGGTTAMSGGMLWIPGNHHQLEAGIEEDDEDVVAYLDSLAPGNLDPDTLMAFMETGPEMIRYLADRTPVRFHAYADFPDYQPYMPGAKPDGGRSLDNDAFSFERLGKWATRVNPTKMAYPVRGSLMEAINGTLDEATLAEREAGDYRGLGQALAGSLFLAVLDRGIPVEFEKRARKLVKDRDRVIGVVAEDAGGRDFHVRARRGVVIATGGFEWNETLVKTFLRGPLTGPVSVPENEGDGLLMAIEAGAQLGNMQHAFWQQSVLEFQPQHRAAKPNYLLGSDERARPGAILVNRNGKRFVNEAANYNAMGKALHAFDAGTHSYANLPYWLIIDQRYRNKYQTFNTPPGGPVPSFMMQADTLEELAGKAGIDPQGLTATVARFNDMVRKGHDDDFNRGDNTYDNFYMWGDAEFDPPYRTLGVIDQGPFFAVKMESGALGTAGGPKTNADAQVLDWSGNPIPGLYAAGNVMAAVLGEAYGGAGGTLGPGMTFGYIAGRHLGTHIPNH; encoded by the coding sequence ATGATGACGGAAGACTTCAACTGGGATCTGGAGGCGGACGTCGTCGTCCTCGGTTCCGGCGGCGCGGCCATGACGGCGGCGATCGCGGCACACGATTTCGGCGCCAAGGACGTCGTGATCCTCGAAAAGACCGGCATGGTCGGCGGTACGACCGCGATGTCGGGCGGCATGCTCTGGATTCCGGGCAACCACCACCAGCTCGAAGCCGGGATCGAGGAGGATGACGAGGACGTCGTCGCCTATCTCGACTCGCTCGCGCCCGGCAACCTCGATCCCGATACGCTGATGGCGTTCATGGAGACGGGGCCGGAGATGATCCGCTACCTCGCGGACAGGACGCCGGTGCGCTTCCACGCGTATGCCGATTTCCCGGACTACCAGCCCTACATGCCCGGCGCCAAGCCCGACGGCGGCCGCTCGCTGGACAACGACGCCTTCTCGTTCGAGCGGCTCGGCAAGTGGGCGACCCGCGTGAACCCGACCAAGATGGCCTATCCGGTGCGCGGCAGCCTGATGGAAGCCATCAACGGCACCCTCGATGAAGCCACCCTCGCCGAGCGCGAAGCGGGCGACTATCGCGGACTCGGTCAGGCGCTGGCGGGATCGCTGTTCCTCGCCGTCCTCGATCGCGGCATCCCGGTCGAGTTCGAGAAGCGCGCGCGCAAGCTCGTGAAGGACCGCGACCGGGTGATCGGCGTCGTGGCCGAAGACGCTGGCGGCCGTGATTTCCATGTGCGCGCGCGGCGTGGGGTCGTCATCGCCACCGGCGGGTTCGAGTGGAACGAGACGCTGGTGAAGACCTTCCTGCGCGGCCCCCTCACCGGCCCGGTCAGCGTGCCGGAGAACGAGGGCGACGGCCTGCTCATGGCGATCGAGGCGGGCGCCCAGCTCGGCAACATGCAGCACGCCTTCTGGCAGCAGAGCGTGCTGGAGTTCCAGCCGCAGCACCGCGCGGCCAAGCCCAACTACCTGCTCGGTTCGGACGAGCGGGCGCGACCCGGCGCCATCCTCGTCAACCGCAACGGCAAGCGTTTCGTCAACGAGGCAGCCAACTACAACGCCATGGGTAAGGCCCTCCATGCCTTCGACGCGGGCACCCATTCCTACGCCAACCTGCCTTACTGGCTCATCATCGACCAGCGCTATCGCAACAAGTACCAGACCTTCAACACCCCGCCCGGCGGCCCGGTCCCCTCGTTCATGATGCAGGCCGACACGCTGGAGGAACTGGCAGGGAAGGCCGGGATCGACCCGCAGGGACTGACAGCCACCGTGGCGCGCTTCAACGACATGGTGCGCAAGGGCCACGACGACGATTTCAACCGCGGCGACAACACCTACGACAACTTCTACATGTGGGGCGATGCCGAGTTCGATCCGCCGTACCGCACGCTAGGCGTGATCGATCAGGGTCCGTTCTTTGCGGTGAAGATGGAATCGGGCGCGCTGGGCACCGCCGGCGGGCCGAAGACCAACGCCGATGCGCAGGTTCTCGACTGGAGCGGCAACCCGATCCCCGGCCTCTACGCGGCGGGCAACGTCATGGCGGCAGTGCTGGGCGAAGCTTATGGTGGCGCGGGCGGGACGCTTGGGCCGGGTATGACATTCGGCTACATCGCCGGACGCCACCTCGGCACGCATATCCCCAATCACTGA
- a CDS encoding sulfatase-like hydrolase/transferase, whose protein sequence is MRRARKAASTGWPTNSPPITGHRETFAELASHYDEIGGPQVYNHFNAAWAWAMNSPYPWWKQIASQAGGTRNGMVVSWPARIRDGGTFRSQYAHVSDIAPTILEVAGVKARETVKGVKQQPIDGISLAYSFAAPAAPSARRTQVFEMMENFGIYHDGWMAGTLPKRMAWEVGVGEDRKLGVGPGDRKWTLFNLDKDFTTANDLAAKNPGKLKELQDLFWKEAAANNILPIHDYSEGAQGRPTMGGNRAGFTYYAPLSHLNEDAAPHTIGRSFTIDADVEVPEGARGVLVTQGGRFGGYAFYLKDGVPVFHYNAVGTDQFTIRADAALPAGSHTLSAAFQADRPEPGSGGTLTISIDGKPVGSGRIGRTIRGWMSHTEGFDVGMDTITPVNGDYTIAGSRFSGTIKKLVFNLR, encoded by the coding sequence ATGCGTCGAGCTCGGAAGGCGGCCTCGACGGGCTGGCCTACGAACAGTCCGCCCATCACCGGGCACAGGGAGACGTTCGCCGAACTCGCCTCTCACTATGACGAGATCGGCGGGCCGCAGGTCTACAACCACTTCAACGCGGCCTGGGCCTGGGCGATGAACAGCCCCTATCCGTGGTGGAAGCAGATCGCCTCGCAGGCGGGCGGGACGCGCAACGGCATGGTCGTCTCATGGCCCGCGCGGATCAGGGATGGCGGCACGTTCCGCAGCCAGTACGCCCACGTCAGCGATATCGCGCCGACCATCCTCGAAGTCGCAGGCGTGAAGGCGCGGGAAACGGTGAAGGGCGTGAAGCAGCAACCGATCGACGGCATCAGTCTTGCGTACAGCTTCGCCGCCCCCGCGGCTCCCTCCGCACGGCGCACGCAGGTGTTCGAGATGATGGAAAACTTCGGCATCTACCACGACGGCTGGATGGCCGGCACCCTGCCCAAGCGCATGGCTTGGGAAGTGGGCGTCGGCGAAGACCGCAAGCTCGGCGTCGGGCCGGGAGACCGCAAGTGGACCCTGTTCAACCTCGACAAGGATTTCACCACCGCCAACGACCTTGCGGCGAAGAACCCGGGCAAGCTCAAGGAACTTCAGGATCTGTTCTGGAAGGAAGCAGCGGCGAACAACATCCTGCCGATCCACGACTATTCGGAAGGGGCGCAAGGTCGTCCGACCATGGGCGGCAACCGTGCCGGCTTCACCTACTACGCCCCGCTCAGTCATCTCAACGAAGATGCCGCGCCACATACGATCGGCAGGTCGTTCACCATCGATGCCGACGTCGAGGTGCCAGAAGGAGCCAGAGGCGTACTGGTGACCCAGGGCGGCCGGTTCGGCGGCTACGCCTTCTACCTGAAGGACGGCGTGCCGGTCTTCCACTACAATGCGGTGGGGACGGACCAGTTCACCATCCGCGCGGACGCGGCCCTGCCCGCCGGATCACACACGCTTTCCGCCGCATTCCAGGCGGACAGGCCCGAACCCGGCTCGGGCGGGACGCTGACGATCAGCATCGACGGCAAGCCCGTCGGCAGCGGACGCATCGGGCGCACGATCAGGGGCTGGATGTCCCACACCGAAGGCTTCGATGTCGGCATGGACACGATCACGCCGGTCAACGGCGACTACACCATTGCCGGGAGCCGGTTCTCCGGAACCATCAAAAAGCTAGTTTTCAACCTGCGGTGA
- a CDS encoding CHAT domain-containing tetratricopeptide repeat protein — MGTPLPAAAQSVAERITASRALAAQCRIPDALTGAQAALTQARTEWPAGNPQLALLLVDTSSLRMRLGDLAGAEADAREAIGLTQNAGASFALLFAVAQLRLADALMGQDRLDDAAAPLQAADRHFRETAPDMAVGSAIASSRLAIARGLGAEAVREAQAAVQSAGTAQALLAQARLQLAEAYRYNGQITEAGQVLATLGPGTASDGRLALARAGLAFDRGQFHEALALTSAADKALDPATLACDRTLRVDLLQRRASIHLLRREVSEARLDYDAALLEHQRVGIAHSPRKGEIYFGLADAAYLAGEYPLASSFFDRSSAAFRDVYGGPSAREAEAEIERAFVLEAAGDAASAITTVERGLAMLATVPGDHTRARAGANAALGRCYRQQKRIPEAKAAFAAAIGGFERARGKDSADLPPGLVALGEIALDEGKPEVAMPLLQRALAIQRGGGSMTPQSAGLTLSRIAAAHAAMAQMAAARKASSEAVGTLEQRLNLGEDAPWADAEAERRRSREILQQDLDLAFTASGAIGNDLVNPAFRTAQLASSISTGAAIAQMSRRLQANQGPLAEMLRRRDDLVQEWKLLDTERNRQLARSDPDSAESPQAEQRDMLQRQSAILAELSRLDLERSRRFPQSDLVVRSLVVDLADVQSVLKDGELALTFAVMDKRTYVFWASREAASAYAVDMGRDEMSRLVADLRASIAPPPGVRQLPVFDAMLASRLYERLLRPALDAAPEAKTLLVVPDGALSSIPLGVLVSQPPAAAIRRASDFLSIEWVAKRHAIGVFPSAASTVALRRLKKGVAPSGSFLGVGDPELSGKAAVNAQIVLTRSLGRTRLADPSILSGLTPLPESRSELEQMASALGAGSANLMVGAAASERAIKTAPLADYRVLAFATHGLVAGDLAGYAEAALVLTPPAVASDQDDGLLSASEIAGLRLNADWVILSACNTAAGSDGHAEPLTGLAKAFFHAGVRSLLVSHWQVDSKATVALTTQTVRNFASGQSSPEALRATEMTFADGSTGAGYAHPFFWAAFSVIGFDN; from the coding sequence ATGGGCACCCCGCTCCCCGCAGCGGCGCAGAGCGTGGCGGAGCGCATCACCGCCTCGCGCGCGCTTGCCGCGCAGTGCCGGATTCCCGACGCCCTCACCGGGGCGCAGGCGGCGCTGACACAGGCCCGCACGGAATGGCCTGCGGGCAACCCGCAGCTTGCATTGCTCCTTGTCGATACCTCCTCGCTGCGCATGCGCCTCGGCGACCTTGCGGGAGCGGAGGCCGACGCCCGCGAAGCGATCGGGTTGACGCAGAATGCAGGAGCATCTTTCGCCTTGCTGTTCGCCGTCGCGCAATTGCGCCTCGCCGATGCGCTGATGGGGCAGGACCGGCTGGACGATGCCGCCGCGCCGCTGCAGGCCGCCGACCGTCACTTCCGAGAGACGGCACCCGACATGGCGGTCGGCAGCGCCATCGCTTCAAGCAGGCTCGCGATAGCACGCGGCCTGGGTGCCGAGGCCGTGCGCGAAGCGCAAGCCGCCGTGCAATCGGCCGGGACGGCGCAGGCGCTGCTCGCTCAGGCGCGGCTCCAACTGGCCGAGGCATACCGCTATAACGGACAGATCACGGAAGCCGGACAGGTTCTCGCGACACTCGGCCCGGGCACCGCAAGTGACGGACGCCTCGCACTCGCCCGCGCCGGCCTCGCCTTCGATCGCGGGCAGTTTCATGAAGCGCTGGCGCTGACGAGCGCCGCCGACAAGGCGCTCGATCCGGCAACGCTGGCCTGCGACCGGACGCTGCGCGTCGACCTGCTTCAGCGTCGCGCCTCGATCCACCTACTGCGCCGCGAGGTCAGCGAGGCGCGGCTGGACTACGACGCCGCGCTGCTGGAGCACCAGCGCGTCGGGATCGCGCATAGCCCACGCAAGGGCGAGATATACTTCGGGCTTGCCGATGCCGCCTATCTGGCGGGCGAATACCCCCTCGCCTCCTCCTTCTTCGACCGGTCCTCCGCTGCTTTCCGCGATGTCTACGGCGGCCCCAGCGCGCGCGAGGCGGAGGCGGAGATCGAGCGGGCTTTCGTGCTGGAAGCCGCGGGCGACGCGGCTTCGGCGATCACGACGGTAGAGCGGGGACTGGCGATGCTGGCCACGGTGCCCGGCGACCATACGCGCGCTCGTGCGGGCGCCAATGCGGCGCTGGGCCGATGCTATCGACAACAGAAGCGCATTCCGGAGGCGAAGGCCGCTTTCGCTGCGGCAATCGGCGGGTTCGAACGTGCCCGCGGAAAGGACTCCGCAGACCTGCCGCCCGGCCTCGTCGCGCTGGGCGAGATCGCGCTGGACGAGGGCAAGCCGGAAGTGGCCATGCCCCTGCTCCAGCGCGCGCTCGCGATCCAGCGTGGCGGGGGGAGCATGACGCCGCAATCGGCGGGCCTCACCCTGTCACGCATCGCCGCCGCTCATGCCGCGATGGCGCAGATGGCAGCGGCGCGCAAAGCCAGTTCCGAAGCGGTCGGCACGCTGGAGCAGCGGCTGAACCTCGGGGAAGACGCACCCTGGGCCGATGCCGAGGCGGAACGGCGGCGTTCGCGCGAGATTCTGCAACAGGATCTGGACCTTGCCTTCACCGCGTCCGGGGCAATCGGCAATGATCTCGTCAATCCGGCGTTTCGGACGGCGCAGCTTGCGTCCTCCATCAGCACCGGAGCAGCCATCGCGCAGATGTCGCGGCGCCTGCAGGCGAACCAGGGGCCGCTTGCGGAGATGCTCCGCCGCCGCGACGATCTCGTCCAGGAATGGAAGCTGCTGGATACCGAACGCAACCGTCAGCTTGCCAGAAGTGATCCCGATTCTGCCGAGAGCCCTCAAGCCGAACAGCGCGACATGCTGCAACGCCAGTCGGCCATCCTTGCCGAACTGAGCCGCCTCGATCTGGAACGCTCGCGCAGATTTCCGCAGTCGGATCTCGTGGTGCGTTCGCTCGTCGTCGATCTCGCGGACGTGCAGTCGGTGCTGAAGGACGGCGAACTGGCTCTCACTTTCGCAGTGATGGACAAGCGGACCTACGTATTCTGGGCGAGCCGCGAGGCGGCCTCGGCCTACGCGGTCGACATGGGCCGCGATGAGATGTCCCGTCTCGTCGCGGATCTGCGCGCCTCGATCGCGCCGCCACCGGGCGTGCGACAACTGCCGGTATTCGACGCCATGCTCGCCAGCCGTCTGTACGAGCGGTTGCTTCGCCCCGCCCTCGACGCAGCGCCCGAAGCGAAGACGTTGCTGGTGGTGCCGGACGGTGCGCTGTCGAGCATCCCGCTCGGCGTGCTGGTCAGCCAACCACCCGCCGCCGCCATTCGCCGCGCCTCGGACTTCCTATCCATCGAATGGGTCGCAAAGCGGCATGCGATCGGCGTTTTCCCATCGGCTGCATCGACCGTGGCTTTGCGGCGGCTCAAAAAGGGCGTTGCACCTTCCGGTTCGTTCCTTGGCGTCGGCGACCCGGAACTCTCAGGGAAGGCGGCGGTCAATGCACAGATCGTGCTGACACGCTCGCTGGGACGCACCCGGCTGGCGGATCCGTCGATCCTTTCCGGCCTTACCCCTTTGCCCGAAAGCCGCAGCGAGCTTGAGCAGATGGCGAGCGCACTGGGGGCGGGCTCGGCGAACCTGATGGTCGGCGCCGCGGCATCGGAACGTGCGATCAAGACCGCGCCGCTGGCCGACTATCGCGTCCTGGCATTCGCCACGCATGGCCTCGTGGCGGGCGATCTCGCGGGCTATGCCGAGGCGGCTCTGGTCCTGACTCCTCCGGCGGTAGCATCGGACCAGGACGACGGGCTGCTGTCTGCCAGCGAGATCGCCGGACTGCGGCTCAATGCCGACTGGGTGATCCTGTCCGCCTGCAATACCGCCGCAGGCAGCGACGGACATGCCGAGCCGCTGACCGGACTGGCAAAAGCCTTCTTCCATGCAGGCGTCCGCTCTCTGCTGGTATCGCACTGGCAGGTCGACTCCAAGGCGACGGTCGCCCTGACCACCCAGACGGTTCGCAACTTCGCCTCGGGACAGTCGTCACCGGAAGCTCTCAGGGCGACCGAAATGACCTTCGCCGATGGCAGCACCGGCGCGGGCTATGCGCATCCATTTTTCTGGGCTGCGTTCAGCGTGATCGGCTTTGACAACTGA